ATTTCCTACCAGAACTATAGATACAGCAGATAGAAAACATTATCGTGAATTCTTTACAAGTCAGCGTGTTAGCCCTATCTACCTTGATGAATTAGGTGAGGCTGTATCGTTACCCATTTCCATCGCAACTGTCAAGTTAGTGATTGAGAATCAAGATACAGCGATTGAAAAAGCAAGAGAGTTGATAGATAGAACTCAACAGGAGATAAGTTCACAACAGCAACAGCGGCAATTACTACAATTGATAGAGACGATTTTAATTTACAAGTTTCCGACAATGAGTCGAGAGGAGATAGAGGCTATGTTTGGATTGAGTGAATTAAAGCAGACAAGATTTTATCAAGAAGCATTTGAGGAAGGTAAGCAAGAAGGTACTCGTCGGGAAAAGTTCCGAACAGTACCTCTGTTGTTAAGAGTAGGATTGACTGTGGAACAAGTTGCACGAGAGTTAGAGTTGAGCGTTGAGGAAGTGCGTCAAGCAGCACAACAGCAATCTTCCAATGAGAGTAAGTAAGTGGGTTTAATTAAATATAAGATGTAGTGCCAAGAGTTGCGCGTTGCGCGGGTTCCCCGCGTTGTAGCGACTTCGGAGCATCTTGCCCGCGAGCGAGACGCTCGCACTACTGCTATCTACAAATTAATTACGCCTACCTACTTAGTAGTTGAAAAAGAAGGAACTGATAGATGGCTTCTAGGCAAAATCCACAGCGGCGACGTGACGAACTGCAAAAATTGTATGATTTGCTGAATGAGAAGATAGTACGCCTGCGAACAGCAAGAATCATTGAGACAGACGCTGCAATCCTTTTCAGATTAGATAAACAAATTGAGGAAGCCCAGACAGAACATGACAAAATCGCCCAACAGATTGACAGCCTAGATAAAGCATTGGAACAAGGGTATTAAAAATAAGTTAGTGCGGCAGTGTCAAAAATTGAGACTTTCACGCACAGGTAGCAATAAGCGCGATAATTTCTTCTATACAGCAGTGCTGAGTAGGAGAAGCCACCATGACACCAGAAGAAATCGTGATATGGTTACAAGAACGCACGGCTCTAGGAATCTTATCGCCTGAACCTTTGAATGCTATCGCCCAAGTTATTGAAAAACAAGTTATCCCACCAAACCACTGTCTAGTGACTGAAGGGACTCCTCCAGAAGGATTATACATTCTCCTTGAAGGTCAGCTCGAAAGCGATAGCAACAATAAAACGAACCCGGCTTTAACTATTGGTTTCCTCCCCGGCTCAATCATTCATCTGCAAGAACTCATGTTAGATGAATTGGCTCAGCGTACAATTACAACGGTTACAGAATGCCACTTATGGGTTGTGCCTGCAGCTAAGTTTCGGGAATTAGCCACCCAATACCCCGAAATTGCTCAAGCTGTTTCTCGCCAAATGGCACAGGAATTGGCTCAACTCACATCTGCACTTACCTACGAACAAGAACGTTCTGTAGCTTTGCGACCTTATTTGGTCACAAAGGCAACACGGGGAATTGTGGGGACAAGTCGTTATGCTGTACGTTTGAGACAGGAAATTCGAGAAGCTACTGATGATCGCAAATCAGTATTAATTTTCGGGGAACCAGGATTAGGAAAAGATATTATAGCTGCTTTGATTCACTTTGGTTCCAAACAGCGGCGAGAACCGATTATTAAAGTTAACTGTGGTATTCTCCAGACAAGCGGTGCTGATTTGTTTGGTCGTGCTGGAGGTAAACCAGGACTGCTGGAATGGCTTGGAGAAGGTAGTTTAGTTCTGAACAACATTCAAGAAACACCCCCAGAGTTGTTACCAGCGTTAGCAAACTTGCTAACAACGGGCAAATACACCCCTGTCAGCCGTTCGGGAGAACCAACCCCCGAACCTCGCGTCAGTAAAGCTCGCATTTTGATAGTTTCAGAAAAAACTCAGCCAACGATTGAACGCTGTATCGGTCATATTATCAAAGTGCCACCGTTGCGGGTACGCAAAACTGATATTAAAGCACAGGTGGAATACTACATCAGTCTTTACACTCGCGCTAGAGGTATTGCGCGACCGAAAGTTTCCTCAGAAGCTTTGCGCCGTTTGCAGTCTTACGATTTCCCTGGCAATTTGAAAGAACTGCAAGATCTAGTAGAACGGGCGATCGTCCAAGCTGGAGAAGCAAAAGAACTCACAGAAGAAATTTTCTGGTCTGTTGATACTAAGAAAAAGCAATTTCGTGTCAATCTTTTAAATGCTTATCCTGGTTTGCGAAAGTTTCTTCGTAGTTCTTGGTGGCCTGATCGTATTAACTATGGTTTTACTTTAACAGCATTTGCCTTCATTGTAGGAGTCTTATTTGTTGGTCCGCAAACGCGCGATCGCAATTTCGCTCTCAATCTGTTTTGGGCTTGGTGGTGGCCTTTCTCCCTACTAGCATTTCCCTTTTTAGGACGTGTTTGGTGTTCAGTTTGTCCCTTTATGATTTACGGGGAAGTGACACAAAAGCTTTCCCAAAAGTTCTTTCCCCGAAAACTTAAACGCTGGCCCAGACATCAAGCTGAAAAATGGGGCGGATGGTTTCTTTTTGGACTATTTACTCTTATTTTCCTATGGGAAGAACTCTGGAATTTAGAAAATACAGCATATCTTTCTGGTTGTTTGCTGCTTTTAATTACAGCAGGAGCAATGATATTCTCTGCCATTTTTGAGCGGCGATTTTGGTGTCGGTATCTGTGTCCCATCGGTGGAATGAATGGTTTATTTGCTAAACTCTCCATGACCGAACTCCGGGCACAGCAAGGCATCTGTTCTGCCAGTTGTACCACGTATCAATGCTACAAGGGTGGACCCCAGAAGGGAGAGGGGATGGAAACAAATGGATGCCCGTTGTACTCTCACCCAGCACAGTTGGAAGATAATAGAGATTGTGTGCTGTGTATGACTTGCCTCAAAGCCTGTCCGCATCGTTCCGTTGAGTTTAATTTGCGTCCTCCGGGAATGGAATTGTGGACAACTCATATTCCCCGCAGTTACGAAGTTGCACTGTTGTTTTTACTATTGGGGGGGGTGTTCCTGCATCACTTGCCGGAAATGCAATCAAGGCTCGGCTTACATCTGGATTTAACCCAATTTCTGCCTCACTTAGGATTATCTTTACTGGCTCTGATTCTCCCCGTAGCGATTCCTTTTTTGGCATACGGAATCATGCAATTATTATATGTCAGTTACAAACAGTTAAAATCCACTCAGCAAAATCCGAAGCCACGATCATTTGTAGAACTTGCCTATGGATATTTACCACTCGTGTTAGGAGGAAACTTAGCTCATTATCTGCATTTGGGTTTAACCGAAGGAGGACGTATTCTCCCTGTAAGTTTTGCAACCTTCGGTATGAATGGTGAACAATTACCTATATTGCTGGCTCATCCAGCGGTGATTACCTTTTTGCAAGGAACCACCCTCATTATTTCACTTTTGTTGACGGTGGTGTTGACACAAAAAATTGCTCGTCAGCCGATGCGATCGCTTTTTTGGCAACATTTAGCTGCTATTGGCTTAGCAGCGAGTATGTGGGCAATGATTGTATCTAGTTAGTTAAACAAGTGAAAAATCTGGCACCTTACGTCCAGAAGACACGCTGTGGGAACCAAAAAATCGCCCCTCAAAAATGTCTGCTTAAGCTGGTAGAATCCGGAAAAGTGCATGTCCCTAGGACATATTTTGAATTGTTTATGCGAAGTTTTATAAAACCACCACGATTACGTATTGGTGAAGACGGAGAAGGAGAAAGACGCGCTACTTGGCTGGAACTTTTTTATGATTTGGTGTTTGTGGTTGCTGTCTCTCAAGTCGCCCACTATCTTCATGATCATGTTTCACTTTCGGGAGTGTTAGGCTTTATAGCTCTTTTTATACCTATTTGGTGGTCTTGGATTGGTACGACATTTTATGCTAATCGCTTTGATAGCGATGACATTGGACGGCGGTTGTTCACCAGTCTACATATGCTTACAGCCGCAGCAATGGCTGTCAATATACACTACGGCTTGGGTGAAAGTTCTGCTGGTTTTGCTCTCGCGTACGTTGTTGGTCGTCTTGTACTGATTATTGAGTATATCCGTGCAGGACAGTATATTCCCCAGGCTCGTCCCCTGACAAAGAGTTACGCCACAGGTTTTTCAATAGGCGCGCTTTTCTGGTTAGTGTCTGCATTTGTATCGATTCCCTGGCGTTTCGTGCTTTGGGGACTAGGACTGATCATTGATTTTGCGACACCCTTAACAACACGCAAACTACAGATAGAATTACCTCCCCATGCATCCCATTTACCTGAACGTTTTGGGCTATTCACCATTATTGTGTTGGGCGAAGCAATTATCGCAGTCGTCGATGGTGTTTCTCAACAGAAATGGGATCTTTTAACTGTGATTGCTGCTGTGTTCGCTTTAGGTATTGCTTTGAGCCTATGGTGGGTTTATTTTGATAACCTCGGTGGTACACCGATTAACAGGGCGCGGACTGAAGGAAGAGCAACGATTATGGCTATATGGCTTTTCACCCATTTTCCCCTTGTTGCTGGTATTGCGGCTTCTGGAGTCGCTGTAGAACTTGCGTTGATAAGCAAGCCAATGGTAGCACTTCCTGATTCTGTTCGATGGCTGCTTTGTGGTTCTGTTGCTGTATGCTACCTTGCTTTAGGTATTCTCCACCGCTTGGGAGTGATCCTTTATTGTAAAATCCGCACCAAGTATAGAGTTGGGGCAGCAGTCGTTTTGCTTTTCATTGCCGTTTTTGGCAAAGGTTTGTTCCCTGTTGCAGTCATTGGGCTTGTCGCTTTAGTTTGTGCTGTACAGGTTGTGCAAGATTTATCTCAAAGTCGTCCCACAACACGTTTGGTTGAGCCAGAAATCTAGTCGTAAGCTGTTGGGCTAAAACAAGTGCATAGTAGAATGTTATCCGGCATTTTTCTGGAGCTGCTTACAAGTAGAGTGGATATACGGTGATTTTAGGTATAATAAGTAGTTATATGCCTTAATGAATCGACTAATCGGATACCTCCGGATACAAATATAGGAAGCTACAATGCTACATGAAGAACAAGTAACATTTAGAGGGAAACGCAGTGATGTTGATGAGCTCTTACGTGTTCTAAGCTCAATTGAGGAAGTCGCTGATGTGCAAGTAAAGTCAGTGACGAGCACAATTAACAGTCTTTTAGATAGAGAGCCATTAAATCAAGTTGAATTGGTTGACATCGTACTTGGCATTGCGATCAATCTCGCATCGTCCGCTATTTACGATCAGATTCGTCACAAAATCAATGACCATGCCAAGAAAAAAGGATTCCTTCAGCGATCTGGTCAAACAAATAGACGAAAAGGTTAAACGATGATGACTCCTTTAAAATGTCAAATCTAATACGTTTGTTAATTTGTGTGAATTGTTTATTATGGTTCCAGATTTACCAATTTTTAATCACACCATATATCACTCTGGTTTTACTGAATCGTTTTATGATCCCCGAACGCTGTTAACAAAAATACTAGCTCCAAATCTTGAAGGACAGGAGAAGAAGGAGTTTGTTCTTCGAGGGTTTGAATACAACGCTACAGTTATTCACGAACGAGTTCATTGGTTTCAGCATCACGGAACATCATTCGGCTGTTTTCTCGAAGCATTGCGATTGTCACAGCAAAACACAACCCTCCGATGGCTTCGGGAAATGCCTTCCAGTAGAGTACGAGATTTTTTGCGTCAACGTGTCGAATTTACAACACCAATTTTAGAAATCGATCCCCAAACGCGACATCCAATCTTTGCTCAAGGTGATGAACATGATCAGATGAACCTGTTTAGACAGATATGGTTCGATCATCAGTGGGTTCATGCGGTATTTGAAGATTCTCGAATCAGTAAACAACTTGGCAAACCGCCAGGAACAGTTATTGGTGAAGTTGTTGGAGATGTTATGTTGGCACTTTGTGCAGAACATGACTTCCTTCCGCAGACGAAGAATGCAATATTAACCACCCCATTAACAGCAAGACAATGGTTTTCGGTAGATGACACCGAAATGATGTTTGTTTCTATATCTGGAATGTATTTGACCAGCAAGATTCTCATGGAGTGTGCTGCAACCATTTCCGAACTTCAGCTACTACCTGAATCACTTTGGATGCCAGTGCTAGGGAAAGCTGGTGTAGAAACAGTACTCACAAACAGAATTAAAACAATTCTTGATGGTGATTATGGAATCCCCATTCGCAGCCTTCTGGTAGTCTTAAACGCTGGGCTAGATCGTCTGCTAGATGTTTTGCCAACCGTTAATGTGCTTTGCTTTATTGCGCTTAATCCTCCGTTACCACCATATGTTATGCATCCCCCTGATGATGCTCCATCCTGGCGTTGGCAGGACATTTATCCACCTATTAGATTTGCACGATTGGCACTTTGCGTAAAAAAAGTCGGGCTTTTGAGTGATTGTCGTGACCACAGAACAATTGCCACTTACATAGATAAACTCTGCGACGTATGTCAACTTCC
This portion of the Brasilonema sennae CENA114 genome encodes:
- a CDS encoding Rpn family recombination-promoting nuclease/putative transposase produces the protein MKTDSIFYRLFQEFPSIFFELIGEPPEEARAYQFSSVEVKQTAFRIDGVFLPAKESDNPSTAISSGDATRSPWRALALTAALSTSPLRVNPIYFVEVQFQEDPQIYARLFAEIFLYLRQNQPQNDWRAAVIFPTRTIDTADRKHYREFFTSQRVSPIYLDELGEAVSLPISIATVKLVIENQDTAIEKARELIDRTQQEISSQQQQRQLLQLIETILIYKFPTMSREEIEAMFGLSELKQTRFYQEAFEEGKQEGTRREKFRTVPLLLRVGLTVEQVARELELSVEEVRQAAQQQSSNESK
- a CDS encoding sigma 54-interacting transcriptional regulator produces the protein MTPEEIVIWLQERTALGILSPEPLNAIAQVIEKQVIPPNHCLVTEGTPPEGLYILLEGQLESDSNNKTNPALTIGFLPGSIIHLQELMLDELAQRTITTVTECHLWVVPAAKFRELATQYPEIAQAVSRQMAQELAQLTSALTYEQERSVALRPYLVTKATRGIVGTSRYAVRLRQEIREATDDRKSVLIFGEPGLGKDIIAALIHFGSKQRREPIIKVNCGILQTSGADLFGRAGGKPGLLEWLGEGSLVLNNIQETPPELLPALANLLTTGKYTPVSRSGEPTPEPRVSKARILIVSEKTQPTIERCIGHIIKVPPLRVRKTDIKAQVEYYISLYTRARGIARPKVSSEALRRLQSYDFPGNLKELQDLVERAIVQAGEAKELTEEIFWSVDTKKKQFRVNLLNAYPGLRKFLRSSWWPDRINYGFTLTAFAFIVGVLFVGPQTRDRNFALNLFWAWWWPFSLLAFPFLGRVWCSVCPFMIYGEVTQKLSQKFFPRKLKRWPRHQAEKWGGWFLFGLFTLIFLWEELWNLENTAYLSGCLLLLITAGAMIFSAIFERRFWCRYLCPIGGMNGLFAKLSMTELRAQQGICSASCTTYQCYKGGPQKGEGMETNGCPLYSHPAQLEDNRDCVLCMTCLKACPHRSVEFNLRPPGMELWTTHIPRSYEVALLFLLLGGVFLHHLPEMQSRLGLHLDLTQFLPHLGLSLLALILPVAIPFLAYGIMQLLYVSYKQLKSTQQNPKPRSFVELAYGYLPLVLGGNLAHYLHLGLTEGGRILPVSFATFGMNGEQLPILLAHPAVITFLQGTTLIISLLLTVVLTQKIARQPMRSLFWQHLAAIGLAASMWAMIVSS
- a CDS encoding low temperature requirement protein A, with amino-acid sequence MRSFIKPPRLRIGEDGEGERRATWLELFYDLVFVVAVSQVAHYLHDHVSLSGVLGFIALFIPIWWSWIGTTFYANRFDSDDIGRRLFTSLHMLTAAAMAVNIHYGLGESSAGFALAYVVGRLVLIIEYIRAGQYIPQARPLTKSYATGFSIGALFWLVSAFVSIPWRFVLWGLGLIIDFATPLTTRKLQIELPPHASHLPERFGLFTIIVLGEAIIAVVDGVSQQKWDLLTVIAAVFALGIALSLWWVYFDNLGGTPINRARTEGRATIMAIWLFTHFPLVAGIAASGVAVELALISKPMVALPDSVRWLLCGSVAVCYLALGILHRLGVILYCKIRTKYRVGAAVVLLFIAVFGKGLFPVAVIGLVALVCAVQVVQDLSQSRPTTRLVEPEI